The genomic window TTCTTGAAGCAGAATTTGCTTTTCTTTATAATTCATTCCACAGTAAGCgtttgtgtcatcagcaaatatttttaCAAAACACTCCAGCACATTTGGCATATCATTAATAAAGTAAATGAGTAATGTCGGCCCCAAAACACTTCCCTGAGTGAGGAACACCACTGGTTGCACTTGATGTGTCTGACCTTTCATCTGAAATGCTTACATACTGGCTTCTGTTATACATGTACAAAGTCTTCTATCCAACTAAGTAAGCTACCTCTAATACCATAGCCGTTCATTATGTGTATTAGTCATTTATGTCATTGTGGAACCTTTTCAAAGGCCTTTTGAACAAATTGAAGGTCTGGGTATTCAATGTCCATAGATATATAACATATTTGTTTCTCATAATCACCCGGTCTTGAATAGTATTTGATATAGAATAGTGTAGCACAAGACCTTCCAGATGTAAATCCATACTGGTAATTCAATAAAAGATCCTCAGTTACATGTTTATTGAGCCTAACTCTGATAATACCTTCACAGGCTTTACATACCAGTTACCACACATGTAATGTAAGACTAACTGGTTTGTAGAAGTAGAACTTTATTTGGTTCATTCTAGGTTTAACCTTTGCTGGTTTTCAGCTGAATGGTACCTTCCCTTCCTTTAAACTTTTATTAAATAAGAATTTGGCACTCGTATTAGTGGTAGACTATTATTTACTGgtagttcctagtcacgactttgcacacaggtggctgtggggtgatggttgtccgccgtagactggggcagatgcggcgcccgtatcctcccagtgtcagagcagccctttttaggaacagcactgctctccccacatggggaaggagagataaaaggatcccaaaacaaagcctgccttgcctcgtacctagtaggaaaccgcacctacttggacatccaacactagcggtcgaaaacaacagaagaatgtCATGCcttgactctgggtgcctggaatgttcgcacccttttagacagagacgacagaccagaaaggtgcacagcgctcattgctagaatgcttgatagctaccaggtggacatagcaacACTGATATGGATGGTAGGGGTTTGCAGCCCTGTTTCAGGCATGTGTGGGTGGTAACAATCAGACCTAGAGTAGCGTCTGTTCGAGTGGGAAAATCCACAAGCTGCTCCATGCCACTGTCTGCTACAAAATCAAGGTACTCTGCTACCAAGTCAAGGTACTCTCGATTTGTGCGCTCTGGGTACTGGCATCCTCTGACACTTGTGTCCCTCCATCTTatgtctggcagattgtagtcACCCCATATGATGGCCTTGGTTTTAAGGTTGACAAATTCTTTTGTAGCTGCCTTATTAATTGGAGTGATCCCAGATGACCAGAATACTGTGGAAGACAATAGACCCATGACAATTACAGACCTGTCAGTTTTACTTTGTATGGTAAGTACAAGATATGTTACAATAAAATGTTTCTCTAGATGAGTATACACATATTTATATCCATCATACCATGAATACCCTTTTTTTTTAGTTACTTTGGTTTTCAGGAGTGTCAGTATTTTAGATTTGGTTACTTTATGGTATTGTCCCACAGCTGAGACTGAACCACATGAAGGCAAGCGTAAAGTAGAAGCCTTGTGGCCCATCTTCCGTCTACACCACCAGAAATCTCGTTACATCTATGACCTGTTCTATCGACGCAAGGCTATCAGCAGAGGTATGGTGTTTCTGAACAACTTGCTTATGTTAATTTAGATGAAATTACAATATTGGTTAAGAACCcagttttttgttattgttgttgttgttgtttttaattcattaatgtttattgatttttggttggttgttatgAGAACTTATACTGGGACCAGTGGGAGGATCAGTATATTTATAAGGGTGTTTCCAACTTTGATTTTCAAAGCTCATGTAAGTTTGAATAATGAAAGGGTATTTAGGGAACAGTATTTTACCTTGTATCCAGATATGcagatatgtttatttatttattattttttttaagtcaaaaAGGAGGAGACTATTTCAGGTCACATATGAATGCCTTGAATCGGTCAGGGTGTGAATGAGTGTTGCGATTGTTATCCCTCTAGTTCATGATACTTGATAGTAACATGAATTGCTTTCatgtaaacatacacatacacacacagagacaaacacacacacaaacacacacacacacacacacacacacacacacacactgtgacatacgATGTTACACCTCCAGTCTAATACTTGATAGTCACATGAATTGCTTTGATGTGAATATGCATGTatgcggtgcacacacacacgagagcgcgagcgcgcgcacgcacacacacacacacacacacacacacacacacacacacggagctgcTGTGTCCAAGTAGTTAGCCTTTTCATGGCATAGATCTGTCAGAAGACATGAATTATCATATTGCTAATTTTCTCTCAGGAGAACGTCAGGATTCAATTTCTGTGGCATTTACATGCTATTAAGTAtatattttatttgctttctttttaaGAACAACCAGAATAAAATGCTAAGATAGCAAAAGCATTTTCTCTAAAGGAAGATTTTACATTAACTTTTTAATTTTATCCTAAATGTATATATGGATTATACACCACTGTGGAATAGGTCAAATCTAATAAATTTCAGCATGTGACTTCAGCCTCTCAGTGTACTTGGATGAGTTATGTGTCTTCAGCCATATTTTATGCAATATCAGTGCTATAACATTTCtgaattgtttttgttcattACTTGTTATTGTTAAACGGTTTCAATTTTCAGAACTTTATGAGTACTGCCTGAAGGAGAACATTGCAGACAAAAACCTGATAGCAAAATGGAAAAAGCAGGGCTATGAGAACTTGTGCTGCCTCCGATGCATCCAGACTCGTGACACCAACTTCAGCACAAACTGCATCTGCAGAGTGCCAAAAGCAAAGTTGGAGACAGTGAGTACACTTGCTTCAGTAACATTGCTTTCTGCCAAATGTCCTTATCATGCATGCTTTTTCTTACAGATGGAGGTTTAGTACATAGTgcttaaataacaacaacaaccttaaatgacatgaaaacaaaaaagtagTACCGATActtagttttgttttcattcgtttttgtgtgtgtatgtgtgggagccttttttgttgttgttgttgctctgcctggagtagaaaaaaaaaaggaagcagtgGAAAGTTAGGATAGCTGAAATGTGGCTTAAACACATGCAGTGTATATGTAGGCACCATGGTTGTCAGTCAGGTATTCACCAGTGATTGGGGATTGAAGCcccattttggcatggtgttgtgactTTAAGAAAGGTATTTAAATGTGATTTTCCTCAGAATAGGTACTTGACATCCCCAAGCAATTGGGGAAGGATAAaacaggagaggattgggccgcACCTTCCAGTGTGGAGCCctagaaacagtggatatgatttcactgctcTGATGGCTGTGAAAAGCTGTGGGACAATTAGCCTTTACCTTATGTTCGTGTTGGGGGGAAAAGAGGAATGCTCAGGCGTCAGTCCGCAGGTCTGGCAACGTCAAAGGATTGGTCTACCGTGGTTTCAGCTCAGGCAGCCACAGATTCAATTTTTGTTATTCTCAAGTGCTATTCTtaaatggtttgttttgtttttgcaaataTGTGGTATTCTTAAGCAACTCATTCTGTTTTTGCGCACTTCCTGCAAACAAGTGTCAGCACCATCTTCATCAGTATTTAATCACTATCAAGTATTATGTCTTCCATCATCCACCAGGGTCTGGGCAGCCCCTGGACACCTGCTTTTAGAGGCTGTGGGCTACTCTGATGCCTGAATACTGGATAAATGCTTTTGGTCTCAAAGACAGTAATTTTCCGATGGGAAGAAAATTTTTTGAAAGCATTGGAAGCTGGTAGTGGTGTGATGGATGAACAAATCTATGTGGAAAAGGTTTTGAAAAGGTGCAGGAAGCAGCCTTTACATGTGGAGAATGGGTGTactttgtatgaatgtgtgtgtgcgacagttttagagagagagagaaatgtgtgtgtgtttgtattttattatttttctcttttgtcacaacagatttctctttgtgaaatttgggctgctctccccagggtgacacgcggtcactacactgagagcaccacgcaattttgtattttttcctgtctgcaattttattcattttccttctagaatttttccagagacaaccctttagcacatgtgctaaatgcatgctgcacacaggacctcggtttgttgtctcatctgaatgaataacgtccagaccactaacaacgtctagtggagggtaGAAAATACCGCCACTGGGATTCAAAtcagtgcgctcaaattctctcacttcctaggcggatgcattaccactAAGCTAACACTccatgtgtgcatggatgtgtgtggagtgtgaatAGAGAATCTTTGACAAAGCACATGGCACAATGACTTGGTTATTCTtttaactctttcgttcctattttactatgaaccattactcccccttgttctgagatccctaccattcgcatattcccttcattcctggatttagagaagagaaagaaagtatgaagcagggtacttattttggaggcttacggtaacgcggctcattacagtacactaagattgtcatatactgttgtgttcagaattgatgtgagaagttgtctgagaccctgttgacactatagggtgatatctctggtgacactcaggtgtaacacaggtgactttggggtcaaacacaatgcatacaactacgtactacatgcaggacagtgttttgcttgcagagtatgcacatcatgcaggtacttacCAAGTAGTGCCTcgcatgtatctcagtgccacactgctagtcatatccatgaaaaactgtcacaattgtcactactattgtccttatcacatgaatgatttgaactttgtctaaAAGAGAATAttatatgcctttcactacactagcagtcactgagccagaatcagttcattatctacacaattcttgaacaaaaactattcagaaacgatactgtctctaaatacgcatgtccatgtcacaatcatcacgtaatatgccacacaaaggtgacatgtgtgtgatataccttgaagcagtcatgccagttactgcacaagtatacacaaCAATTTTTTacacttcttacttttttaacttttcatcacccgctatctgtgcttctgtagcaacagctaattgcactctctccttgtcattcatttgaaacagatcgaaatcattatctgttagagcgttgtgaaattcatcatcagaaaactggtcacaatccgaactttctacacattccgtttttctgtgcccatgtgtctacacagcacatcagcaagaatgtagcggcgcccactttcccacggcctagggagggggaagggggtgtctggcatccattccactcataaacactgccctgctagtgacccggtcaaggatagatgacgcgcactgatgacgcgacttgccggaagttcaaagcgcttaccgcgagaaccgattttccgtgccgcaggaaggaaagggggaattctctgctgcacggttttccggcttccaggaatgaagggtaaaaatcctgtaaacaggaaaaccgtgctgcagggatgaaagagttaatgCCAGTAGACATCGCCAACTGCAGTCATTACAACACAACCAATCATTACATTATTGTCACTTGATATTTAATTCAGTAGATATTACTGATAGAATATTACTGATAGCCATGTGTAATAATATTTGTATGTCATTATGTATGTGATATAACTTGTGCATCAAATTTTAAATGAAAATTGCATTGGTTTGTGATGTAACTTGTGCATCAAATTTTAAATGAAAATTGCATTGGTTTGTTTCAGTGCAAAATTGAAAACTCATTAAACTAAACCTGTAAAGTGGTCTGCGAATGTTTAAGAATACATCTGATACtttaaaacataaaaacaaatgaaaaaaaaattcagtaccAGTATATAGATGGAATACttatgtgatgtttgttgcagggcAAGATTGTGGAGTGTATTCACTGTGGATGCAGGGGTTGTTCTGGATGAGAGTTCTTTGTGGAACCTGCTTTTTCTCTTCGGGAAATGATTTTCATGATGTATTGAATGGACTCGTCTTATAGTCTGaacacatttcttttgttttattggaACAGTGCTTTTCATTTCTGACTGAActtgttattgtcttttttaaaatgtcTTTAGAAATAGTATAGTTACCACCAGTCAAAGACAAGAAGCTTGTTTTAGATTTTTCATTTACACATGTTATGCTGTTTTCATTGGTCCAACTGGTGCATAAATATGTCATCACTACCATCAGTACCTTGTAATAAGTTTCTTGACAGGCAGATAATTTCAGTTGTATTACCATTGCAGGGTTTAATGTTGGCAAGCTTTAGGACTTACTTGTGTTTATTTGCGCCAGATGGCACTTACACTAAACTGTAATAGTGAGTGAAAATCTTTCAGCACATTTGCACCAGACCTGGATATTCTTCTGACAACTTTGCATTGATATTCTTCCAaacatggattaaaaaaaaaaaaaaaattttttttcacagACAAATTTAAAATCTCTAATTTTAACCTAATTGACAGTTGAAATGGTATCAGATGAATGATGTTCCATGTTCTGTACTTCATTTTGTGATCAGCATGTTTcatttgtgattaaaaaaaaaaagtttcaggatGAGGATGTAATACAGTATaccttttttcttaaaaaaaaataaaataaaaaaatctttttttaccTCAGTGCTCATTAAATTACCCACACCTGAGCGAGAGAAAGCATGGCTCAGCTCTGGCAGTGTTCTCTCCCCAATTTCAGCAATGTGCCCGGGTACAAGAGAAAGTGAGACCCAGTGAGTGATTTGATGGAGGCTTTAGAAATTCAAATTATGTTTCTGATAACACCACCTTaaatgtatctctttcttccacaAATCCATACTCTGCACATGCAAGCTTACTTTATTCATGCATGCAAACAGCagaacttgtttgttttttgtaatgtaCGATTGTTTTTTGCATGTAGATAAATTTGGGAATGACAGATTAAAGTATTCTAAAATTTGAAGaattttaatgtttttacttttaTGATGTTTTGTATTTTGATATGTTCAGTCATGACCCTTGCTGTTGACTGAGACCAAACCAAGTGTGTACTGCTGGAAAAGCAAACCTCCCACTGTTCCCCCTcaagaaaagcaaaaaataaCAAGATGACAAGCACTGTTTGCAAACAATCT from Babylonia areolata isolate BAREFJ2019XMU chromosome 1, ASM4173473v1, whole genome shotgun sequence includes these protein-coding regions:
- the LOC143282812 gene encoding protein BUD31 homolog; this encodes MPKVRRSRKPPPDGWELIEPTIDELDQKMREAETEPHEGKRKVEALWPIFRLHHQKSRYIYDLFYRRKAISRELYEYCLKENIADKNLIAKWKKQGYENLCCLRCIQTRDTNFSTNCICRVPKAKLETGKIVECIHCGCRGCSG